In Phocoena phocoena chromosome 8, mPhoPho1.1, whole genome shotgun sequence, the following are encoded in one genomic region:
- the LOC136126595 gene encoding heterogeneous nuclear ribonucleoprotein A1-like, whose translation MSKSESPKEPEQLRKLFIGGLSFETTNASLRSHCEQRGALTDCVVTRDPNTRRSRGFTFVTYATVEEVDAAMKARPHKVDGRVVEPKRAISREDSQRPGTHLTVKNIFVGGIKEDTEEHHLRDYFEQYGKIEVTEIMTDRGSGKNRGFAFVTFDDHDSVDKTVIQKYHTVNGHNCEVRKALSKQEMAGALSSQRGRSGSGNFGGGRGGGFGGNGNFGRGGNFSGRGGFGGSRGGGGYGGSGDGYNGFGNDASSFGGGGSYNDFGSCSNQSSNFGPMKGGNFGGSSSGPYGGGGQYFAKPRNQGGSSSSSSYGSGRRF comes from the coding sequence ATGTCTAAATCAGAGTCACCCAAAGAGCCCGAACAGCTGCGGAAGCTCTTCATCGGAGGTTTGAGCTTTGAAACAACCAATGCGAGTCTGAGGAGCCATTGTGAGCAGCGGGGAGCGCTCACAGACTGTGTGGTAACGAGGGATCCAAACACCAGGCGCTCCAGAGGCTTCACGTTTGTCACATATGCCACTGTGGAGGAGGTGGATGCGGCCATGAAGGCAAGGCCACACAAGGTGGATGGAAGAGTGGTGGAACCAAAGAGGGCCATCTCAAGAGAAGATTCTCAAAGACCTGGTACCCACTTAACtgtgaaaaacatttttgttggTGGCATTAAAGAAGACACTGAAGAACATCACCTAAGAGATTATTTTGAACAGTATGGGAAAATTGAAGTGACTGAAATCATGACTGACCGAGGCAGTGGCAAAAATAGAGGCTTTGCTTTTGTAACCTTTGATGACCATGACTCTGTAGACAAGACTGTCATTCAGAAATATCACACAGTGAACGGCCACAACTGTGAAGTAAGGAAAGCCCTATCTAAGCAAGAGATGGCTGGTGCTTTATCCAGCCAAAGAGGTCGAAGTGGTTCTGGAAATTTTGGTGGTGGTCGTGGAGGGGGTTTTGGTGGGAATGGCAACTTTGGTCGTGGAGGAAACTTCAGTGGTCGAGGTGGCTTTGGTGGCAGCCGCGGTGGTGGGGGAtatggtggcagtggggatggctATAATGGATTTGGTAATGATGCAAGCAGTTTTGGAGGCGGTGGAAGCTACAATGATTTTGGCAGTTGCAGCAATCAATCTTCAAATTTTGGACCCATgaaaggaggaaactttggagGCAGTAGTTCTGGTCCCTACGGTGGTGGAGGCCAATACTTTGCCAAACCCCGAAACCAAGGTGGTTCCAGCAGCAGTAGTAGCTACGGCAGTGGCAGAAGGTTTTGA